The segment CAGCATCAACGGCAGGTAGTCGGGCAGTTCGCCGTCGTGCATCTCAAGACCGAAGTGACGATAGAGGTTCTTCAGTTGAATCATGTAGGCGTTGCGACCGGAAACCGCGGCACCGCGACAGTTGGTCGGTTCCTCGAACAGATAATGCCCGAGGTAGAGGGGACACTTCGCTTCGATTTCAAAAGTCTGCAGGTAGGTGTCGCAGTCGCCAAGTTCCGGGCTGGCCAGCATCGCCTCGATCGTTTCGCGCAGTTCGGGAACGGCGCTGCCCGCCAATTCCGCAGCCTCACGGAGCTTTTGCGCATCCCGGTCCTCCGGGTAGAGCAGAACCTCGGAGAGAAATCGAAACGCGGCGGAATTGGGATGCGTGGTCATGGTCAGCTCCCGACTTCCTGTCCGGCACCGTGAAACGTTTGCCGGCGGTGCGGTTGCGTGCCGGGCGACATTTCGTCGTAGCCCGCGTAACCGCGCTCGATGTACGGCGCGCCCGCCGTCGCCTCGCGGTGGGTCGTCGGGACGACGAAACGCTCGTGATAATGCGCCAGCGCCAGCAGCCGGTGCATTTCCACCGCCTGGCTCTCGGTCAGGCCGGCCAGTTTCAGCACGGCGAGATCGGGCTGGTTGTACACCCGGATGGATCGGCGGTACGAGCGCAACGCCAGCAGGCGTGTCAGGGCCGACTTCACCTCCTGCTCGTTGCCGGCGGCGAGGAGGCTCGCAAGATATTTGATGGGCACGCGGAAGTCGTCGAGATTCGGGAGGTGCCGCCCCTCCTCATCGCCGCCCACCATGCGCGCGTGTCCGGAGCCGTCGCCGGCGGTCTGCACCGGGCTTTCCGGCGGCACATAAAACAGACTCGGCATCGTGCGAAACTCCGAGTGCAGCGGCAGCGCGATGCGCCATTCCTTCACCATCTTGTAGACAGGCGAACGGCGGCAGGCTTCCAGCCACGGCTCCTCGATGCCGCACTTGCGCGCCTCGGCGATCACCTCGGGATCGTTCGGATCGAGGATCACATCCCGCTGCGCCTGCACCAAGTCAAGGTCGGGCACGTTGGCGGCGGCGGGAACGCGGTCCATGTCATACAACAGCGGCCCCATGTAGCGGATGCGGCCGACGCAGGAATGAAAACAGGCGGGCGGCTGGCCGGTTTCAACGCGCGGATAGCACAGGATGCACTTCTCCATCTTTCCCGTGCGCCAGTTGAAATACACCTTCTTGTACGGGCATGAGGTGATGCAGAAACGCCACGCGCGGCAGCGGTCCTGGTCAATCAACACGATGCCGTCCTCCTCGCGCTTGTAGCCCGCGCCGCTCGGGCACGCCGCCACGCAGCCTGGATTCATGCAGTGATTGCAGATGCGCGGCAGGTAGAACATGAACACCTTCTGGTAGCTCAGAAACGCCTGCCGCTCCTGCGGCGTCATGTCCTTGAAATTGTAGTCCATGCCGCCCGTGCCGTCCTCGGTCGCGCCCGCGCCGTTGTCCTCCCAGTTCACCGCGTAGTTGATGGGAATGTCCTCCTCGCCGGTGATCATGCTCTTGGGCCGCGCCACCGGCTGCGAGCGCGTCGTGGGGGTTTGGGAATGGAGGTCCTCGTAAGTGAAGGTGAACGGGCCCTTGCCGTAGTACTCCTCCATCTGCGGCATCACGGGATTGAAGAAGAGATTCATCATCTCCCAGAAGCGCGAGGCGTTGCGGAGTTTCGGGGTGTCCGCACCTTCGCGCCGCGTCCAGCCGCCGCGATACTTGTCCTGGTTCTCCCACTGCCTGGGGTAGCCGATGCCGGGCTTGGTTTCGACGTTGTTCCAGAACATGTATTCCGCCCCCTCGCGGTTGGTCCACACGTTCTTGCACGCGATGGTGCAGGTCTGGCAGCCGATGCACTTGTCCAGGTTGAACACCATCGCCATCTGTCGTTTGATTTGCATAAGCGTGCTCCTATCGGACGAGATCCTTTTCCTGGTAGATGACCTGCTTCTTCCCGGGTTCGAGCGGCATCTTGCGAATGAAGGCCACGCAGTCGCGCTCGCTGGGACTCGTGCCCCAGTAGTTCAGGAAGTAGGTCCAGTTGGCGTAACCGCCGATCATGGTGGCGGGATTCATCATGATGCGCGTGGCGGCGTTCTGGTTGCCGCCGCGGAGGTCGCTCGCGCCGCGTTCCTGGGCGAGCTTTGAGAAGGGCACGTTCACATGGCGCTCGCTGGAATGGTACATGATGGCCATGTCGCGCGGAATCGTCTGGCTCACGACGGCCCGCACCACGATGATGCCATTCTCGTTGAAGGCCTCGACCCAGTCGTTGTCCCTCACGCCGATGGCCCGCGCGTCGTCCTCGCTGATCCACACGACCGGACCGCCGCGGAACATGTTCAGCATCTGCCAGGAATCCCAGAACATGGAATGGATCTGCCATTTGCCATGCGGCGTGATCCACCGGAACGGACGTGCCGTAGGTCCGGCCTTGGCGATGACGGCGTCGCCAACGCCGATCATGTCGACGGGCGGCTTGTAGGTCGGCAGGCACTCGCCCAGCTCGCGATACGCCCGGTGGTCGAAATAGATCTCCTGCCGGCCCGTGAGCGTGTGCCAGGGTTTCAGCGTCTCGATGTTCATCGTCCACGGCGCGTAGGTGCGGCCG is part of the Opitutaceae bacterium genome and harbors:
- a CDS encoding molecular chaperone TorD family protein; translation: MTTHPNSAAFRFLSEVLLYPEDRDAQKLREAAELAGSAVPELRETIEAMLASPELGDCDTYLQTFEIEAKCPLYLGHYLFEEPTNCRGAAVSGRNAYMIQLKNLYRHFGLEMHDGELPDYLPLMLDFLALSAGHPALKHRRLVVEKFIMPALPPLTRQLRAASNVYSHVAQLTERLLKLEIEQSNGPASEPAQPDSALCKTT
- the narH gene encoding nitrate reductase subunit beta; amino-acid sequence: MQIKRQMAMVFNLDKCIGCQTCTIACKNVWTNREGAEYMFWNNVETKPGIGYPRQWENQDKYRGGWTRREGADTPKLRNASRFWEMMNLFFNPVMPQMEEYYGKGPFTFTYEDLHSQTPTTRSQPVARPKSMITGEEDIPINYAVNWEDNGAGATEDGTGGMDYNFKDMTPQERQAFLSYQKVFMFYLPRICNHCMNPGCVAACPSGAGYKREEDGIVLIDQDRCRAWRFCITSCPYKKVYFNWRTGKMEKCILCYPRVETGQPPACFHSCVGRIRYMGPLLYDMDRVPAAANVPDLDLVQAQRDVILDPNDPEVIAEARKCGIEEPWLEACRRSPVYKMVKEWRIALPLHSEFRTMPSLFYVPPESPVQTAGDGSGHARMVGGDEEGRHLPNLDDFRVPIKYLASLLAAGNEQEVKSALTRLLALRSYRRSIRVYNQPDLAVLKLAGLTESQAVEMHRLLALAHYHERFVVPTTHREATAGAPYIERGYAGYDEMSPGTQPHRRQTFHGAGQEVGS